The following proteins are co-located in the Piscirickettsia litoralis genome:
- a CDS encoding PhoH family protein — protein MAKRKNRQFDDEVCALNSKPNLRSPHYLKQIKALTDSQELLFKAWNSGNEVVIAHGSAGTGKTYLATYLALQALLAYDSPYSRIAFFRSTVPAREQGYLKGDLEDKEAPYKQVFIDAVNELLDMKNAWSTYSKYGLLEFYSTSFQRGTNYHDSLLIVDECQNMGLEELDMIMTRVGNHSRIIFCGDTEQDDLRYRRTDSSGFDDFIHVINQMQRSQVIEFTIEDIVRSHIVKDYLYAKSGAYKGQTPPPKKKVKKDNLIVYPFTPTS, from the coding sequence ATGGCGAAACGGAAAAATCGTCAATTCGACGATGAAGTCTGTGCACTAAACTCAAAGCCTAATCTTCGTTCACCTCATTATCTGAAGCAAATCAAAGCATTAACTGACTCTCAAGAGCTATTATTCAAAGCCTGGAATAGCGGCAATGAAGTTGTTATTGCGCATGGTTCTGCAGGAACTGGGAAAACATACCTTGCAACTTACCTCGCTCTACAGGCGTTGCTTGCTTATGATAGCCCTTATTCTCGCATCGCTTTTTTCCGCTCGACCGTGCCTGCGCGCGAGCAAGGCTACTTGAAAGGAGATCTTGAGGATAAAGAAGCACCTTATAAACAGGTCTTTATCGATGCGGTCAATGAACTACTGGACATGAAAAACGCGTGGTCAACCTACAGCAAATATGGCTTGCTTGAGTTTTACTCAACATCCTTTCAGCGTGGGACAAACTATCACGACAGCCTACTCATCGTCGATGAATGCCAAAATATGGGTTTAGAAGAGTTAGATATGATTATGACGCGTGTGGGTAATCATAGCCGCATCATTTTCTGTGGTGATACTGAGCAAGACGATTTGCGTTATCGGCGCACTGACAGTTCAGGATTTGATGACTTCATTCATGTGATCAACCAGATGCAACGAAGCCAAGTCATTGAATTTACAATCGAAGACATCGTTAGAAGTCACATTGTTAAAGACTATCTTTATGCCAAAAGTGGTGCTTACAAAGGACAAACACCGCCACCGAAAAAGAAAGTGAAAAAAGACAACTTGATTGTCTATCCGTTTACGCCAACCAGCTGA
- a CDS encoding SlyX family protein, translating into MSLENRLTELETKFVFQEDLVSQLNQVIIRQQGQLDQLMEELKQLKSKLAAQFSEQSSNFSDPLQERPPHY; encoded by the coding sequence ATGAGCCTTGAAAATCGATTAACTGAGCTGGAAACAAAGTTTGTATTCCAAGAAGATCTAGTGAGCCAGTTGAACCAAGTGATTATTCGGCAACAAGGCCAATTGGACCAGCTCATGGAAGAACTCAAACAGCTAAAAAGTAAGCTTGCAGCACAGTTTTCAGAGCAATCTTCAAACTTTAGTGACCCATTGCAAGAGCGCCCACCGCACTATTAA
- the xseB gene encoding exodeoxyribonuclease VII small subunit, which yields MTKATSKKFQDNYNTLKEVAEHLRTQTEPDIDELIPMIKRASQAYKTCKQRLEAVRIELEKYQDIFDEDDES from the coding sequence ATGACAAAAGCAACCAGTAAAAAGTTTCAAGATAATTACAATACACTTAAAGAAGTCGCAGAACACTTGCGCACCCAAACAGAGCCTGATATTGACGAACTTATCCCTATGATCAAGCGTGCCTCCCAGGCTTACAAAACCTGTAAACAGCGCTTGGAAGCTGTACGCATTGAACTTGAAAAATATCAGGATATCTTCGATGAAGACGATGAAAGTTAA
- the xseA gene encoding exodeoxyribonuclease VII large subunit: protein MQLSHYLQTIQQAVENSFDQPQWVICEVSEWRQNQNGHIYTELIEQDDGHVIIAKSNATLWSRQVHHVLAPFIQATGAPPCADMKLLVQVSAHFHSRYGFSLNIHAIDPHFTLGALEAKLNEIRLTLQSEQIFDNNRMLTIPCEFTRIAVISSQTAAGLGDFRQEADRLAQAKLCRFDYFYATMQGHSVAESICAQLDKIHQHSEPYDAVIIIRGGGAKTDLAGFNELELARKLCQSTLPIFVGIGHERDHTILDEIAQRSFDTPSKVSHYILQTIFHNALTAYQHAKAVLQFTQKVYNFTQNDIHNTRHNIQQSTINVINTQAHQLQKYRQNISHHSKQAIQKQIHLINSHKQQLQTTHYTLNQYQLKLRKDFQFILQTSKETANTTQFSSESLMQFILGLGPEKTLQRGFSYIKHGDQYITSYKQASGYNTLNIHFKDGILSTTNNHNPED, encoded by the coding sequence ATACAGCTCAGCCACTACCTACAAACGATTCAACAAGCCGTAGAAAATAGCTTTGATCAACCCCAATGGGTGATCTGTGAAGTCAGCGAATGGCGCCAGAATCAAAACGGCCACATTTATACTGAACTCATAGAGCAAGATGACGGCCATGTAATCATAGCAAAATCCAATGCGACATTATGGTCTCGTCAAGTTCACCATGTGCTGGCACCTTTTATACAAGCCACAGGAGCACCACCCTGTGCGGACATGAAGTTACTCGTCCAAGTTTCAGCTCACTTTCACAGCCGTTATGGTTTTAGCCTCAATATCCATGCAATTGACCCTCACTTTACCCTAGGTGCACTCGAAGCCAAGCTCAATGAAATCCGCTTAACATTACAAAGTGAACAGATCTTTGATAATAATCGCATGTTAACAATACCCTGTGAGTTCACTCGTATTGCGGTAATTTCTTCACAAACCGCCGCAGGCTTGGGTGATTTTCGCCAAGAAGCCGATCGACTGGCCCAAGCCAAGCTCTGCCGTTTTGATTATTTCTATGCGACCATGCAAGGCCATAGCGTTGCTGAGAGTATTTGTGCACAACTTGATAAAATACATCAGCACTCAGAGCCCTATGATGCAGTTATTATTATTCGCGGTGGTGGTGCGAAGACCGATCTGGCAGGCTTTAATGAGCTAGAACTAGCGCGTAAGCTTTGCCAAAGCACTCTGCCTATTTTCGTTGGTATCGGTCATGAACGAGATCATACGATCTTAGATGAAATCGCCCAGCGCAGCTTCGATACGCCATCTAAAGTCTCTCATTATATTTTACAAACTATTTTTCATAATGCCCTGACCGCTTACCAGCATGCCAAAGCTGTTTTACAGTTTACTCAAAAAGTTTATAATTTTACCCAAAACGATATTCATAATACTCGCCATAACATTCAGCAAAGCACTATCAATGTAATTAATACACAAGCTCACCAATTACAAAAATACCGCCAAAATATTTCCCATCACAGCAAGCAGGCAATACAAAAGCAAATACATTTAATCAACAGCCATAAACAGCAATTACAAACAACTCACTACACTCTAAACCAATATCAATTAAAGCTCAGAAAAGACTTTCAGTTTATTCTTCAAACCAGCAAAGAAACAGCCAATACAACTCAATTCTCATCAGAGTCCCTCATGCAATTCATTCTAGGGCTCGGACCCGAAAAAACCTTGCAACGTGGCTTTAGTTATATCAAGCATGGCGATCAATACATCACAAGCTACAAGCAAGCATCAGGCTATAACACCCTAAATATCCACTTTAAAGACGGTATTCTTAGCACCACAAATAATCACAACCCCGAGGACTGA
- a CDS encoding DUF5710 domain-containing protein yields the protein MNTQRVYLNVPFAEKDEAKRLGARWDPSARSWYILPHVDTDPFTRWLKNAAAPPKKRAMILIVGIMALTITNLKAYSSATTYKRFNKP from the coding sequence ATGAATACGCAGCGTGTTTACTTAAACGTGCCTTTTGCAGAAAAAGATGAAGCCAAACGCCTGGGCGCACGTTGGGACCCGAGCGCACGCTCTTGGTATATTCTCCCTCATGTTGATACAGATCCGTTTACACGCTGGCTTAAAAACGCCGCCGCCCCCCCTAAGAAAAGGGCCATGATTCTAATAGTGGGAATAATGGCGCTAACAATAACGAATCTAAAGGCATACAGCTCAGCCACTACCTACAAACGATTCAACAAGCCGTAG
- a CDS encoding ABC transporter ATP-binding protein, whose product MTDHALSVNGLTKIYPGGFEALGGIDFHVSKGEFCALLGPNGAGKSTTINIVTTLLPATTGQVLIFGHDIQKEASEAKRLIGLVPQEFNFNMFEKIIDILLAQAAYYGIKRQEAKKRAEAYLKKLGLWEKRYQRARTLSGGMKRRLMIARALIHHPKLLILDEPTAGVDIELRRSMWEFLKEINETEKITIILTTHYLEEAEKLCQQIIIINQGKIVRNSDKKNLLKSLEIEYFVITLSKPLQSAPELNGYTTSLDHDGNLEIGVQSGKNLNSAFEQLSNLGVQILSMRNKHNRLEELFLQYTVREG is encoded by the coding sequence ATGACTGATCATGCATTATCTGTAAATGGCCTGACAAAAATCTACCCAGGTGGCTTTGAAGCATTGGGTGGTATTGACTTTCATGTCTCTAAGGGTGAGTTTTGCGCTTTACTCGGTCCGAATGGTGCGGGTAAATCAACAACAATTAATATTGTTACAACACTATTACCGGCAACTACAGGGCAGGTGTTGATTTTTGGGCATGATATTCAAAAGGAGGCGAGTGAAGCCAAACGCTTAATTGGCTTAGTGCCGCAAGAATTTAATTTTAATATGTTTGAAAAAATAATCGATATTTTACTTGCCCAAGCCGCTTATTATGGCATCAAGCGTCAAGAAGCTAAAAAACGCGCAGAGGCTTATTTAAAAAAGTTAGGTCTATGGGAAAAGCGTTATCAGCGTGCTAGAACCTTATCGGGAGGGATGAAACGGCGATTAATGATCGCTCGAGCGTTGATTCACCACCCGAAATTATTAATTTTAGATGAACCAACGGCAGGTGTTGATATTGAGTTAAGAAGGTCAATGTGGGAATTTTTAAAAGAAATCAATGAAACTGAAAAAATAACCATCATTTTGACAACGCATTATTTAGAAGAAGCAGAAAAGCTATGCCAGCAAATTATTATCATTAATCAAGGAAAAATTGTCAGAAATTCAGACAAGAAAAATCTATTAAAGAGTTTAGAGATAGAATATTTTGTGATTACTTTATCTAAACCTTTACAATCTGCTCCTGAATTAAATGGTTATACAACGAGTTTAGACCATGATGGCAATTTAGAAATTGGTGTGCAAAGTGGCAAAAATTTAAATAGTGCGTTTGAGCAATTATCGAATTTAGGTGTTCAAATACTCAGTATGCGCAATAAACATAATCGCTTAGAAGAATTATTTTTACAATATACAGTGAGGGAAGGGTAA
- a CDS encoding ABC transporter permease gives MELQWIALKGLIYRELERCFRIWPQTLLPPIINITLYFIIFGTILGDKIGQVEGYSYIQYIIPGLVMMSMLLNSYNNVVSSLFGARFQGFIEEMLVSPMKPSMILLGYITGGVMRGVVVGFLVLIVALFFTSIKIHHIGLTIIVAVLATVLFSAAGFINAVFARKFDDVTIIPTFVIMPLTYLGGVFYSVSHLPESLRWLCYMDPIYYVINVFRYAILDIQEVNFWLNMSILSLFAAFVYKFFLLLAIKREGSSTIVL, from the coding sequence ATGGAATTGCAATGGATTGCATTAAAAGGGTTAATCTATCGAGAACTAGAACGCTGTTTTAGAATTTGGCCGCAAACGTTATTACCACCCATTATTAATATAACGCTTTATTTTATCATTTTTGGAACAATTTTAGGCGATAAAATTGGTCAGGTTGAAGGTTATAGCTATATCCAATATATTATTCCAGGACTCGTTATGATGTCGATGTTGTTAAATTCTTATAATAATGTTGTATCGTCCTTATTTGGCGCACGTTTCCAAGGGTTTATTGAGGAGATGCTTGTCTCACCGATGAAGCCTAGTATGATTTTACTCGGCTATATTACAGGAGGAGTCATGCGTGGTGTAGTCGTCGGTTTTCTGGTGCTGATTGTCGCCTTGTTTTTTACTTCGATTAAAATTCACCATATAGGTTTGACGATTATAGTCGCTGTTTTAGCGACAGTTTTATTTTCAGCTGCAGGCTTTATTAATGCGGTATTTGCTCGCAAATTTGATGATGTGACGATCATACCAACTTTTGTAATCATGCCGCTCACTTATTTAGGAGGTGTTTTTTACTCTGTTAGTCATTTGCCCGAATCGTTACGTTGGCTTTGTTATATGGACCCTATTTATTATGTCATTAATGTTTTTCGCTATGCAATTTTAGATATACAAGAAGTTAATTTTTGGCTGAATATGTCAATATTAAGTTTGTTTGCTGCTTTTGTTTATAAGTTTTTCTTATTACTTGCTATTAAAAGGGAAGGTTCAAGCACTATAGTTTTATAA
- a CDS encoding GH25 family lysozyme: MAIFFEKSTHVFSSYDLWVANYTKGQKPVLPKPWDNWSFWQISSKAQVPGVKSPVDLNLFNGDADKLEDYSIKVNKKLN; encoded by the coding sequence CTGGCAATCTTTTTTGAAAAAAGTACACATGTTTTTTCAAGCTATGATCTTTGGGTAGCAAACTATACAAAAGGCCAAAAACCCGTTTTACCTAAGCCCTGGGATAATTGGTCATTCTGGCAAATTTCTAGTAAAGCACAGGTTCCTGGCGTCAAGTCACCCGTTGACTTAAACCTCTTTAATGGCGATGCAGACAAACTCGAAGACTATTCAATAAAAGTAAACAAAAAATTAAATTAA
- a CDS encoding glycoside hydrolase family 25 protein, whose product MKKVQQLFPDNAYGVDVSKYQGKVNWPQLREQIDFVFVKATEGVNTTDTYFLYNWQQAKRHGITRGAYHFFHGHISGSAQAQHLINTVGKYHEEDLPLVVDVESARTTRFVSPKEYTKQLQAFIDHVKRKTGDEPIIYTNYYFWQSFLKKVHMFFQAMIFG is encoded by the coding sequence TTGAAAAAAGTTCAACAGCTTTTCCCCGATAATGCCTATGGCGTTGATGTTTCTAAGTATCAGGGCAAGGTCAACTGGCCTCAGTTGCGAGAACAAATTGACTTCGTCTTTGTTAAAGCGACAGAAGGGGTCAATACAACGGACACTTACTTTTTATACAATTGGCAACAAGCTAAACGTCATGGCATCACCCGTGGCGCATATCACTTTTTCCATGGTCACATCAGTGGTAGCGCCCAAGCTCAACATTTAATTAATACCGTTGGTAAATATCATGAAGAAGACTTACCCCTCGTCGTTGATGTCGAAAGCGCTCGCACCACCCGTTTTGTCTCTCCAAAAGAATATACTAAACAACTTCAGGCTTTTATAGATCATGTTAAACGCAAAACAGGGGACGAGCCAATTATTTATACGAACTATTATTTCTGGCAATCTTTTTTGAAAAAAGTACACATGTTTTTTCAAGCTATGATCTTTGGGTAG
- a CDS encoding MFS transporter, with amino-acid sequence MSYGWYVWSIAALFYAYEFFQRIAPSAMESGIVGSFHINASTFGLLGAVYFYAYAIGQIPAGILFDRYGVRRVFLAATALVTVGSVIFSQAHSLFYLELARVFIGFGSAFGFIGCLKIASIYFSSENFPLVVGLTNTLGIIGALFAQQPFTQLVENYEWRYSMEIAAILGLVLFVIFLVSIWDVHKIKFKNSKNKNYRNNENEQFNFLALKSVLSHPLTWLIAMIAALRVVPVISFGELWALPFLRQGYGFSADDAATITSFLF; translated from the coding sequence ATTTCATATGGTTGGTATGTTTGGAGTATTGCTGCACTTTTTTATGCCTATGAATTTTTCCAACGCATTGCGCCAAGTGCAATGGAATCTGGAATCGTTGGTTCTTTTCATATTAATGCGAGCACGTTTGGTCTTTTAGGCGCCGTTTATTTTTATGCGTATGCCATCGGCCAAATTCCTGCTGGGATTTTATTTGATCGCTATGGGGTTCGACGAGTTTTTCTTGCTGCAACGGCGTTGGTGACGGTTGGCAGTGTGATTTTCTCACAAGCCCATTCATTATTTTATCTTGAATTAGCCAGGGTCTTTATTGGCTTTGGCTCGGCCTTTGGCTTTATCGGCTGCTTGAAAATCGCATCGATTTATTTTTCTTCTGAAAACTTTCCTTTGGTTGTGGGTTTGACGAACACTTTAGGGATTATCGGTGCTTTGTTTGCTCAACAGCCCTTTACTCAGTTGGTTGAAAACTATGAGTGGCGATACAGTATGGAAATTGCTGCTATTCTCGGCTTGGTTTTATTTGTGATTTTTTTAGTAAGCATCTGGGATGTCCATAAAATAAAATTTAAAAATAGTAAAAATAAAAACTATAGAAATAATGAGAATGAACAGTTTAACTTTTTAGCACTTAAGAGCGTATTGAGTCACCCTTTAACTTGGTTGATTGCGATGATTGCAGCGCTTCGTGTGGTGCCGGTGATTAGTTTTGGTGAACTCTGGGCGCTACCCTTTTTACGCCAAGGCTATGGTTTTAGTGCGGATGATGCAGCAACGATTACTTCATTTCTTTTT
- a CDS encoding DUF4118 domain-containing protein, with product MHSLKSIPIIPKKSYLYRGKKFKELDLDKVIQLKPDLVLIDELAHSNVPGAIHKKRYLDIIELLDHGINVYTTINIQHLESLNDEIQHITKIKVRETVPDSILEQANDIVVIDLPINELLERLEQGKVYIKDQANRAVNHFFTPVKLMALRELTLKIAAKNVNHQAIAHQVALGVDDCYLNSNTIMVCLSTNPITPRLIRQAKQLAQTHKSQLIAIYIETPKSIYYSQNKNKRIHHYIRLAEQLGFHTLVIPATNQAKTIIQAAHKFHVNLIVMGKSTRNHWRDKIQGSIVYEVIRHSGKINIHIVNDKSQESYIKPLPKNREKPSINHYLKATLLTTLSGGLSWLFSHYLSPESTAIMLFLLTNIYSAYRWGAKVSLYSSCLGLLIYCIFFIPPYNSLALGSIQGILTFGIFSIISLAAHYITSRLRTEKQSLIKREKYYKTLLIFSEKIITANNIDQFKDLLKKELSYIFNTDNFT from the coding sequence ATGCACTCACTAAAAAGTATCCCGATTATTCCTAAAAAATCCTATCTTTATCGCGGAAAAAAGTTTAAAGAACTTGATCTTGATAAAGTGATTCAACTCAAACCTGATCTTGTGCTTATCGATGAACTCGCTCACAGTAATGTTCCTGGAGCCATTCATAAAAAACGTTATCTGGATATTATAGAATTATTAGATCATGGCATTAACGTCTATACTACGATTAATATCCAACATTTAGAAAGTTTAAATGATGAAATCCAACATATTACAAAAATAAAAGTTCGTGAAACTGTACCTGATTCTATTCTCGAGCAAGCCAATGATATTGTGGTGATCGATTTACCGATTAATGAGTTATTAGAGCGTCTAGAACAAGGTAAAGTTTATATCAAGGATCAGGCAAACCGTGCAGTTAATCACTTCTTCACCCCGGTAAAACTGATGGCTTTGCGTGAATTAACTTTAAAGATAGCAGCAAAAAATGTCAATCATCAAGCAATTGCCCACCAAGTCGCTTTAGGCGTTGATGATTGCTATTTAAACAGCAATACGATTATGGTCTGTTTAAGCACTAATCCCATAACTCCACGCCTCATTCGTCAAGCTAAACAGCTTGCTCAAACCCATAAATCTCAACTCATTGCTATTTACATTGAAACACCGAAAAGTATCTATTATTCACAAAACAAAAATAAACGCATTCATCACTACATCCGCCTTGCTGAACAGCTCGGTTTCCATACTCTAGTCATCCCCGCGACAAATCAAGCAAAAACAATTATCCAAGCGGCTCATAAATTTCATGTTAATCTCATTGTTATGGGAAAGTCCACTCGCAATCACTGGCGTGATAAAATCCAAGGATCCATCGTTTATGAAGTAATCCGCCACAGTGGTAAAATTAACATTCATATTGTTAATGATAAGTCTCAAGAAAGCTATATTAAGCCTCTGCCAAAAAATCGAGAAAAACCATCTATTAACCACTATTTAAAAGCCACACTGCTCACAACACTATCAGGTGGATTATCCTGGTTATTTTCCCATTACTTATCCCCTGAAAGCACCGCAATCATGCTCTTTTTACTAACAAATATTTATTCTGCTTACCGTTGGGGCGCAAAAGTCTCTTTATATTCATCATGTTTAGGGCTATTAATTTACTGTATATTCTTTATTCCACCTTACAACAGCCTTGCTCTGGGCAGCATCCAAGGCATACTTACTTTTGGGATATTTAGCATTATTTCACTAGCAGCTCACTACATTACTAGCCGCCTGCGCACAGAAAAGCAAAGCCTTATCAAACGAGAAAAATACTATAAAACCCTATTAATTTTTTCAGAAAAAATAATAACAGCAAATAATATTGATCAATTTAAAGATCTTCTCAAAAAAGAGCTTTCTTACATTTTTAACACTGATAATTTTACT
- the kdpC gene encoding potassium-transporting ATPase subunit KdpC yields MFATFRSASVLLLLMTLTLGLLYPGLITLIGQALFPFQANGSILYKDNEAIGSALIAQPFSKAQYFHPRPSSIDYQPMPSSGSNLGPTNENLIKQVETRQHAYLNNNPGVKNTPIDAVTTSGSGIDPDISLANAYAQAARIASVRHKSIDQINQLIKQYTVHRQLGFLGEPHVNVLELNLALDHTQAAKQKNKH; encoded by the coding sequence ATGTTTGCAACATTTCGCTCAGCCAGTGTATTGCTACTTTTAATGACTTTAACATTAGGTTTGCTTTATCCAGGGCTGATCACACTCATCGGTCAGGCTTTATTTCCTTTTCAAGCCAATGGCAGTATTTTGTATAAAGATAATGAGGCGATAGGCTCCGCTTTAATTGCTCAGCCTTTTAGCAAAGCTCAGTATTTTCACCCACGCCCTTCAAGCATCGATTATCAACCCATGCCCTCTTCAGGCTCTAACTTAGGCCCAACGAATGAAAATTTAATCAAGCAAGTAGAAACTCGGCAACACGCTTATTTAAATAATAATCCTGGGGTAAAAAACACACCCATCGATGCAGTGACAACCTCAGGCAGTGGCATCGATCCGGATATCTCCCTTGCTAATGCTTATGCTCAAGCAGCTCGTATTGCTAGCGTAAGACATAAGAGCATCGATCAAATCAATCAATTAATTAAGCAATATACCGTTCATCGTCAACTCGGCTTTTTAGGCGAACCCCATGTGAATGTCTTAGAGCTTAACTTAGCTCTTGACCATACCCAAGCAGCCAAACAAAAAAATAAACATTAA
- the kdpF gene encoding K(+)-transporting ATPase subunit F: MILTIISAAIALALFIYMLYALIFPEKF, encoded by the coding sequence ATGATCCTGACTATAATTTCAGCAGCCATTGCCTTGGCTTTATTCATTTATATGCTTTATGCATTAATTTTCCCCGAAAAATTTTAG
- a CDS encoding pyridoxal-phosphate dependent enzyme, with amino-acid sequence MSPYNDINVIAGQGTIGLELLEQCSELDAVFIAVGGGGLISGIGHAIKSINPSINIIGCWPEHSPALYNALNAGYIIPDSRDDETLSDGTAGGIEEGTITLELAQSIIDQKVLISEQAIKSAMKHIGEYERWIIEGAAGVAVAGLAQLADQYQGKKVAAILCGRNINLDKYLSAIS; translated from the coding sequence ATCTCCCCCTACAATGATATCAACGTTATTGCTGGACAAGGCACCATTGGCTTAGAGTTACTCGAACAATGTAGCGAACTTGATGCTGTATTTATTGCTGTCGGCGGTGGCGGTTTAATTTCTGGTATTGGCCACGCCATTAAATCAATTAACCCTAGTATTAATATTATTGGCTGTTGGCCAGAGCATTCACCCGCACTTTATAACGCTTTAAATGCTGGCTATATTATTCCTGACAGCCGAGATGATGAAACCCTCTCCGATGGCACCGCCGGAGGCATCGAAGAAGGCACTATTACTCTAGAACTTGCCCAAAGCATCATCGATCAAAAAGTCTTAATTAGCGAACAAGCCATTAAAAGCGCAATGAAGCACATTGGCGAGTATGAACGCTGGATCATCGAAGGCGCCGCCGGCGTTGCAGTTGCAGGCTTAGCGCAACTTGCCGACCAATACCAAGGTAAAAAAGTCGCTGCCATTCTCTGTGGTCGCAACATCAATCTGGATAAGTATCTAAGTGCAATCTCGTGA
- a CDS encoding pyridoxal-phosphate dependent enzyme, whose translation MNLSEHIAAAHLRIKSAKHFVQTTPLEKSTALSQQLGCEVYLKCEHLQKTGSFKFRGALNKVLLMSKSERQRGIVAASSGNHGLGVALAAQLGHSHATIYTPETASIMKLNAINALGATIIKTSGDDCLIAEKTARLQAEKTINFSSPPTMISTLLLDKAPLA comes from the coding sequence ATGAACCTTTCTGAACACATTGCTGCCGCTCATCTACGAATAAAATCAGCAAAGCATTTCGTTCAAACAACGCCGCTTGAAAAAAGTACAGCTTTAAGCCAACAATTAGGCTGTGAAGTCTATTTAAAATGTGAGCATCTACAAAAAACAGGTTCTTTTAAGTTCAGAGGAGCATTAAATAAAGTCTTATTAATGTCGAAAAGTGAACGTCAGCGTGGCATTGTCGCAGCCTCTTCAGGCAATCATGGTCTAGGGGTTGCACTCGCCGCACAGCTTGGCCATAGTCATGCAACCATTTATACCCCAGAAACAGCATCGATCATGAAATTAAATGCAATTAACGCTCTGGGTGCGACCATCATTAAAACTTCAGGCGATGACTGCCTGATTGCTGAGAAAACAGCACGCCTGCAAGCAGAAAAAACAATCAATTTTTCATCTCCCCCTACAATGATATCAACGTTATTGCTGGACAAGGCACCATTGGCTTAG
- a CDS encoding response regulator, with protein MGHRTIIFDNERNCTELKSLLENSSFEVIMTAQDPTSLHSIYEIHLPHLVIIQFSGLAELNKLYSRHRNANIVVNLENHQAQQVEDAFNHGAKGYLTQPYERGKLIATLTAAMNIPNSKFHIKDSSCY; from the coding sequence ATGGGCCATAGGACGATTATTTTTGATAACGAGAGAAACTGCACAGAGCTAAAGTCATTGCTCGAGAACTCTTCTTTTGAGGTCATCATGACTGCACAAGACCCAACAAGCCTCCATTCTATTTACGAAATTCACCTGCCTCACTTAGTGATCATACAGTTTTCAGGACTTGCAGAACTGAATAAGCTCTACAGCCGTCACCGTAATGCTAATATTGTCGTTAACTTAGAAAACCACCAAGCTCAACAAGTCGAAGATGCCTTTAATCATGGAGCCAAAGGCTATCTGACTCAGCCATATGAACGGGGCAAACTCATTGCTACACTTACAGCAGCAATGAACATCCCTAACTCAAAGTTCCATATTAAAGATTCGAGCTGTTACTAG
- a CDS encoding helix-turn-helix domain-containing protein gives MAIIINIDVQLAKRKVKASELANHIGITAQNLSILKNGKAKAIRISTLEAICEYLECQPGDILEYRPEPEETNTKPNNRTDKETSTA, from the coding sequence ATGGCAATCATTATTAACATCGACGTACAGCTTGCCAAGCGCAAAGTCAAAGCCAGTGAGCTTGCCAATCACATTGGCATCACTGCGCAAAACTTGTCGATTTTAAAAAATGGTAAAGCCAAAGCAATTCGTATTTCGACCCTCGAGGCTATCTGTGAATATCTAGAATGCCAACCTGGCGACATTCTTGAGTATCGCCCAGAGCCAGAAGAAACAAATACAAAACCAAACAACCGCACAGATAAAGAAACATCAACAGCCTAA